A part of Citrifermentans bremense genomic DNA contains:
- a CDS encoding transglutaminase-like domain-containing protein has protein sequence MDLPLHLLRLIFTSLLVLLPLQLFAAPLPKLTELPLGVRWYSIKLGDERVGFSRLTITRTDTGYRIDSEGSVKMRVMGFSREATSKESYLVARDLVLQSFSAENRIDGSPVAITGEVTPRGVAIVSRSGSGQKERTLKLKGALYPPHALNLYPLMQGASKGKSYKLSVLDVEAQKVKKLKVEVVGEETLPPGRTAVHLKNDVYPMVDNDIWVDLQGNVLKESVREGLVVTEAEDEATARAELARDALCKTDLILDFSMIRVTPPIERPAQLQKLVLELTGFPTNLPLLQGKRQQVLRQPDGTVLITLPNPAPVEEAPPTAADREPAERIPSDHPEIKAKASEIRGSEQDPARVARLLSDWVAREIKGAVTDSQSSLETLKSRSGNCQSHARLYASLARAAGIPTRFVSGIVYQGEGFLYHSWAESYLGGAWVPIDPTFGEMPANLSHVKFVDGETLDEMGALAGMIGKVRAKVLELKY, from the coding sequence ATGGATCTTCCCTTACACTTACTGCGGCTAATTTTCACCTCGCTGCTGGTGCTGCTGCCGCTCCAGCTTTTTGCGGCGCCCCTCCCGAAGCTGACCGAGCTGCCCCTCGGAGTGCGCTGGTACAGCATCAAGCTCGGCGACGAGCGCGTCGGCTTCAGCCGGCTAACCATCACCCGGACCGATACGGGGTACCGCATCGATTCCGAGGGTAGCGTGAAGATGCGGGTGATGGGGTTCTCCAGGGAGGCCACCTCGAAAGAGTCCTATCTGGTTGCCCGGGACCTGGTGCTGCAATCGTTCTCGGCTGAGAACCGCATCGACGGCAGCCCGGTCGCCATCACCGGCGAGGTCACTCCCAGAGGTGTGGCCATCGTTTCCCGGTCCGGTAGCGGACAGAAGGAGCGGACCCTGAAGTTGAAGGGAGCGCTCTACCCCCCCCACGCGCTGAACCTCTACCCGCTCATGCAGGGCGCGTCCAAGGGGAAAAGCTACAAGCTCTCCGTCCTGGACGTGGAAGCGCAGAAGGTTAAGAAACTCAAGGTGGAGGTGGTAGGCGAGGAGACGCTTCCCCCCGGGCGGACGGCGGTCCATCTGAAAAACGACGTCTACCCCATGGTCGACAACGATATCTGGGTGGACCTCCAGGGGAACGTGCTCAAGGAATCGGTGCGCGAGGGGTTGGTGGTCACCGAGGCCGAGGACGAGGCGACGGCCCGTGCCGAACTGGCACGTGACGCGCTCTGCAAGACGGACCTGATTCTGGATTTCAGCATGATCCGTGTCACCCCTCCCATAGAGCGTCCCGCCCAATTGCAGAAGCTTGTGCTGGAGCTGACAGGCTTCCCTACCAACCTGCCGCTCTTACAGGGGAAAAGGCAGCAGGTGCTGCGCCAGCCGGACGGCACGGTGCTTATCACTCTGCCCAACCCCGCCCCTGTCGAAGAGGCGCCCCCGACCGCCGCCGATCGGGAACCGGCGGAGCGGATACCGAGCGATCACCCGGAGATAAAGGCGAAAGCCTCAGAGATACGTGGAAGCGAGCAGGATCCGGCACGGGTAGCCCGGCTTCTGTCCGACTGGGTGGCCCGCGAGATCAAGGGGGCCGTCACCGACAGCCAGTCTTCACTGGAAACGCTGAAAAGCCGCAGCGGCAACTGCCAGAGCCACGCGAGGCTCTACGCTTCACTGGCCCGCGCCGCCGGGATCCCGACCCGCTTCGTCTCAGGCATCGTCTACCAGGGAGAGGGCTTTCTCTACCATAGCTGGGCCGAAAGCTACCTGGGGGGAGCCTGGGTCCCCATCGACCCCACTTTCGGGGAGATGCCGGCCAACCTGAGCCACGTCAAGTTCGTGGACGGGGAAACGCTGGACGAGATGGGGGCACTGGCGGGAATGATCGGGAAGGTACGGGCGAAAGTCTTGGAATTAAAGTACTGA